A window of the Rhodoferax sp. GW822-FHT02A01 genome harbors these coding sequences:
- a CDS encoding Bax inhibitor-1/YccA family protein, with amino-acid sequence MTDRYTTLGSSFGYGISAEQRNKVLRNTYWLLALSMVPTVLGAWVGVASGIGQLFTGGLGMILFLVMAFGFIFAIEKTKNSAAGVPVLLGFTFFMGLMLSRMIELTLGFRNGPELIMTAFGGTAGVFLVMASLASVIKRDLSGLGKWLFVGLVVLMVGSLINLFVGSSTGMLVVSVAAIGIFSAYMLYDIKRIIDGGETNYITATLALYLDIINVFQNLLALLGIFGGERD; translated from the coding sequence GCAGAACAGCGCAACAAGGTGCTGCGCAATACCTATTGGCTGCTGGCACTGAGCATGGTGCCCACGGTGCTGGGTGCATGGGTGGGTGTGGCCTCGGGTATTGGCCAGTTGTTCACTGGCGGGCTGGGCATGATCTTGTTCCTGGTCATGGCCTTTGGCTTCATTTTCGCCATTGAGAAGACAAAGAATTCAGCGGCTGGCGTGCCGGTCTTGCTGGGATTCACCTTTTTCATGGGGTTGATGCTCTCGCGCATGATTGAATTGACGTTGGGCTTCCGCAATGGCCCTGAGCTCATCATGACGGCCTTCGGTGGTACTGCAGGTGTGTTTCTGGTCATGGCCAGCTTGGCCAGCGTCATCAAACGCGATCTGTCGGGCTTGGGCAAGTGGTTGTTTGTCGGCTTGGTCGTGCTGATGGTTGGCAGCCTGATCAATCTGTTTGTTGGCTCCAGCACCGGTATGCTCGTGGTATCAGTTGCGGCCATCGGCATTTTCAGCGCCTACATGTTGTACGACATCAAGCGCATCATTGACGGTGGCGAAACCAACTACATCACGGCCACTCTGGCCTTGTATCTGGATATCATCAACGTCTTCCAGAACCTGCTTGCATTGCTGGGCATCTTTGGCGGCGAGCGCGACTGA